Proteins from one Streptomyces genisteinicus genomic window:
- a CDS encoding MMPL family transporter yields MAAIARWCVTHRLVVVLLWLLALGGTAAGAVAAGSAYSNDYDAHGTESGRATALLQEGFHGLGGDTDTIVWHTADGSVRSPATERDVTAMLDEVAALDGVAAVTGPYGDRGAAQISADDRTAYAVVTFDGQADDVSAGQARAVVDTAKSAEGDGLQVEMGGTVTALTEASGGHVAEIVGVAVAAVVLFLAFGSLAASLLPIVTALVSVGTAYAGIVLLGHVMTVADFAPMLGMLVGLGVGIDYALFIVTRHRSGLRRGLAVADAAREAVATTGRAVVFAGATVCIALLGMLILRLDFLNGVAIAASLTVTLTVAASVTLLPALLSFIGPRALSRRERRRLAEHGPRPDLPTGFAARWSAFVERRPKLLGAFAAVVMLVLALPTLSLHLGTSDQGNGPASSTTRQAYDLLADGFGPGVNGPLTVVATLDGADDKIAMDGLAQTLRSTDGVASAGPVAYNGSGDTAVLTVVPDSSPQSRETSALVDRLREDVLPAAEQGTSLQAYVGGITASYDDFAGVIVAKLPLFVGVVIALGCLLLLLAFRSVGIPLKAAVMNVAAVAAAFGVVVAIFQWGWLSEPLGLGRGGPIEPFLPVIMVSVLFGLSMDYQVFLVSRMYEEWLETGDNRRAVRVGLAETSRVINSAAVIMISVFLAFVLTGDRVIAMFGIGLAAAVALDAFVLRTLLVPALMHLLGGANWWLPRWLDRLLPRISIEKPECRDTGRAGIPPQRARDEDELVA; encoded by the coding sequence TTGGCAGCTATCGCGCGCTGGTGCGTCACCCACCGCCTCGTCGTCGTCCTGCTCTGGCTCCTCGCTCTCGGCGGCACCGCCGCGGGCGCCGTCGCGGCCGGCTCCGCGTACTCCAACGACTACGACGCCCACGGCACCGAGTCCGGGCGGGCCACCGCCCTCCTCCAGGAGGGCTTCCACGGCCTCGGCGGCGACACCGACACCATCGTGTGGCACACCGCCGACGGCAGCGTCCGCTCGCCCGCCACCGAACGGGACGTCACGGCGATGCTCGACGAGGTCGCCGCCCTCGACGGAGTGGCCGCCGTCACCGGCCCCTACGGGGACCGGGGCGCCGCCCAGATCAGCGCCGACGACCGCACCGCCTACGCCGTGGTCACCTTCGACGGCCAGGCCGACGACGTCTCCGCCGGGCAGGCCCGCGCCGTCGTGGACACGGCGAAGTCCGCCGAGGGCGACGGACTCCAGGTCGAGATGGGCGGCACCGTCACCGCGCTGACCGAGGCGTCCGGCGGCCATGTCGCCGAGATCGTCGGGGTCGCCGTCGCCGCCGTCGTCCTGTTCCTCGCGTTCGGCTCGCTCGCCGCAAGCCTGCTGCCCATCGTGACCGCCCTGGTCTCCGTGGGCACCGCGTACGCGGGGATCGTGCTCCTCGGCCACGTGATGACCGTCGCCGACTTCGCGCCCATGCTGGGCATGCTCGTCGGCCTCGGGGTCGGCATCGACTACGCCCTGTTCATCGTCACCAGACACCGCAGCGGCCTCCGGCGCGGCCTGGCGGTGGCCGACGCCGCCCGGGAGGCCGTGGCCACCACCGGGCGGGCCGTCGTCTTCGCCGGGGCCACCGTCTGCATCGCCCTCCTCGGCATGCTGATCCTGCGCCTGGACTTCCTCAACGGCGTCGCCATCGCCGCCTCCCTGACCGTGACGCTCACCGTCGCCGCGTCCGTCACCCTGCTCCCGGCGCTGCTCTCCTTCATCGGCCCCCGCGCGCTCAGCCGCCGCGAGCGTCGCCGGCTCGCCGAGCACGGGCCCCGGCCCGACCTGCCGACCGGTTTCGCCGCCCGCTGGTCCGCGTTCGTCGAGCGCCGCCCGAAGCTGCTCGGGGCCTTCGCCGCCGTGGTGATGCTGGTACTCGCGCTGCCCACGCTCTCGCTGCACCTGGGCACCTCCGACCAGGGCAACGGGCCCGCCTCCTCGACCACCCGCCAGGCGTACGACCTGCTGGCCGACGGCTTCGGCCCCGGCGTCAACGGGCCCCTCACCGTCGTCGCCACCCTCGACGGCGCCGACGACAAGATCGCCATGGACGGCCTGGCGCAGACGCTTCGGAGCACCGACGGCGTGGCGTCGGCCGGGCCGGTGGCCTACAACGGCAGCGGCGACACCGCCGTGCTCACCGTCGTGCCCGACTCCTCGCCGCAGTCCCGGGAGACCAGCGCCCTGGTCGACCGGTTGCGCGAGGACGTGCTGCCCGCCGCCGAGCAGGGCACCTCCCTCCAGGCGTACGTCGGCGGCATCACCGCGAGCTACGACGACTTCGCCGGCGTCATCGTCGCGAAGCTGCCGCTCTTCGTGGGCGTCGTCATCGCCCTCGGCTGCCTGCTGCTGCTCCTCGCGTTCCGCTCGGTCGGCATCCCGCTGAAGGCCGCCGTGATGAACGTGGCCGCGGTGGCGGCGGCCTTCGGCGTGGTCGTCGCGATCTTCCAGTGGGGATGGCTCAGCGAGCCCCTCGGCCTCGGCCGCGGCGGCCCCATCGAACCCTTCCTCCCGGTGATCATGGTGTCGGTCCTCTTCGGGCTCTCCATGGACTACCAGGTCTTCCTGGTGAGCCGGATGTACGAGGAGTGGCTGGAGACGGGCGACAACCGGCGTGCGGTGCGCGTCGGCCTCGCCGAGACCAGCCGGGTCATCAACTCCGCGGCCGTGATCATGATCTCGGTCTTCCTCGCCTTCGTCCTCACCGGCGACCGCGTCATCGCCATGTTCGGCATCGGCCTCGCGGCCGCCGTCGCCCTGGACGCCTTCGTGCTGCGCACGCTGCTGGTGCCCGCCCTGATGCACCTGCTCGGCGGGGCGAACTGGTGGCTCCCGCGATGGCTGGACCGGCTGCTGCCCCGCATCAGCATCGAGAAGCCCGAGTGCCGCGACACCGGCCGGGCGGGCATCCCGCCGCAGCGGGCGCGCGACGAGGACGAACTGGTCGCATAG
- a CDS encoding serine hydrolase domain-containing protein → MPLAPPAAPAPSGRRGRARTLRLVACLSLAAATLGIAPPAPAPRAPAAEAPSPAAPGHGPGSRTATAPPSERNLQKRLDALVRRQDGPPGAIVVLQDGSRRRVLRAGAADLETGRPPRTGDHMRIASTAKAYSGAVALRLAADGRLGLDDTIGRRLPRLPRAWHAVTLRQLLQHTSGLPDYTTAPEFQRLVTENPRRHFESRRLLRFVAGEPLVFRPGSRYLYSNSDNIAVALMAEAATGRPYEELLRRLVYRPLGLRDTSLPQGWELPEPYLHGYDVDPPAPPEDVSEVLSASGVWASGGIVSTPRDMTRFIRGYAAGTLTSPPLVREQRRWVPGASEPAGPGANQAGLALFRYTTRCGVVLGHTGNFPGYTQLVAATPDGRYSLTFSLTRQINSAVAPGLLSLVRDIQEDAVCTLLRT, encoded by the coding sequence ATGCCCCTCGCACCTCCCGCGGCTCCCGCCCCCTCGGGCCGGCGGGGCCGCGCCCGCACGCTGCGCCTCGTGGCCTGCCTCTCCCTCGCCGCCGCCACCCTCGGCATCGCACCCCCGGCGCCGGCCCCCCGGGCGCCCGCCGCCGAGGCACCGTCCCCCGCCGCCCCCGGTCACGGCCCCGGCTCCCGCACGGCGACCGCGCCCCCGTCCGAACGGAACCTGCAGAAGCGCCTGGACGCCCTCGTCCGCAGGCAGGACGGCCCGCCGGGCGCCATCGTCGTGCTCCAGGACGGCAGCCGCCGGCGTGTGCTGCGCGCCGGCGCCGCCGATCTGGAGACCGGCCGCCCGCCCCGGACCGGCGACCACATGCGGATCGCCAGCACGGCCAAGGCGTACAGCGGCGCCGTCGCGCTCCGCCTCGCGGCGGACGGCAGGCTCGGCCTCGACGACACGATCGGCAGGCGCCTGCCCCGCCTCCCGCGCGCCTGGCACGCCGTCACCCTGCGCCAGCTCCTCCAGCACACCAGCGGCCTGCCCGACTACACGACCGCCCCCGAGTTCCAGCGGCTGGTCACCGAAAACCCCCGCCGCCACTTCGAGTCCCGGCGCCTGCTCCGGTTCGTCGCCGGAGAGCCCCTGGTCTTCCGGCCCGGCTCGCGCTACCTGTACTCCAACTCCGACAACATCGCGGTGGCCCTGATGGCGGAGGCCGCGACCGGCCGCCCCTACGAGGAGCTGCTGCGCCGCCTCGTGTACCGGCCGCTCGGACTGCGGGACACCAGCCTCCCGCAGGGCTGGGAACTGCCCGAGCCCTACCTCCACGGCTACGACGTCGATCCTCCCGCGCCGCCGGAGGACGTCAGCGAGGTGCTCAGCGCCTCGGGCGTGTGGGCGTCCGGCGGCATCGTCTCGACACCCCGCGACATGACCCGCTTCATCCGCGGCTACGCGGCGGGCACGCTCACCTCGCCGCCCCTGGTCCGCGAACAGCGCCGCTGGGTGCCGGGCGCCTCCGAGCCCGCCGGGCCGGGCGCCAACCAGGCGGGCCTCGCGCTCTTCCGCTACACCACGCGCTGCGGCGTGGTCCTCGGGCACACCGGCAACTTCCCCGGCTACACCCAGCTCGTCGCCGCCACACCGGACGGCAGGTACTCCCTGACGTTCTCCCTGACCCGTCAGATCAACTCGGCGGTGGCGCCCGGGCTGCTGAGCCTCGTCCGCGACATCCAGGAGGACGCCGTCTGCACCCTGCTGCGCACCTGA
- a CDS encoding helix-turn-helix transcriptional regulator, which translates to MLVGVETRSVSPVFVGRAGELALLADALTRAAGAPGSCGEPQALLIGGEAGVGKTRLVEEVLAEACRRQAVTAVGGCVEIGADGLPFAAFSAALRALRRRLPDEFAEAAAGQEDELARLLPELGTGAEAGRPDESGTARLFELTARLLERVSCERTVVLVLEDLHWSEASTRHLLAYLLRTLRRGRLLLIATYRSDDVHRRHPLRPFLAELDRTRTVQRLELTRFNRSEVGRQMAGILAEEPAPALVDRVFERSDGNAFFVEELAASLSDDSCSGLPDSLRDILLVRVEALTEDAQRVARILAEGGSTVEHGLLAAVAGLPDDDLDAALRAAVGANILLATPDGDGYRFRHSLAREAVSDDLLPGERSRLNRRYAEALEADPALVADEVRATRLATYWYRANDAAKALPAVLAASVVARRRHAYAEQLRLLERAMELWEDAPGEVRERLRPVDHVEVYPPCGCDPETTPLRYLDLMAEASLAGRLCGERERAYKISKRGQRLAESEGDQLRAAWFSVQRSRLVPSLGRGDGWAELDAAQQLVRGLPPSAVHAEVLADAAGWGMTHRPGPESLATAERAVDYARMVGDEDIELKARLTLGSLMVDSGDVEGGLREMYDVRDRVLALGLPAHIGRTHVNLPSVLHGVGRSAEAAELLMEGIGHARRYGLPDTEAWVLANVAETGHALGRWDEAEHAAQRALRVGSTPQAHGFACWMLGVLAVDRGEQRTAAESLEAARRHFGRHNPMPQTTLPLATLALRIAAAEGRFADGRRELALAAEGGFPPGTQCFAWPLLRAAATLEADTRGLPAAESGRAEALGRIRAATRGLVTVAPVWSAHELWVRAELRRADGQDTPGDWAEAVTAFEPLERPYELALVRGRAAEALLQRAAAGGEDRATATGLLREAARTAGELGARPLAEDLALLARRARIVLTGTDSHPGADAAPLPEPDTSALGLTPREQDVLRLVAAGLSNRRIAEELYISPKTASVHVSNILAKLGVSGRGEAAAMAHRLRLFTDLLQESQAAPGR; encoded by the coding sequence ATGCTCGTCGGCGTGGAGACCCGATCCGTCAGCCCGGTGTTCGTCGGCCGCGCCGGCGAACTGGCCCTGCTCGCCGACGCACTGACCCGCGCCGCGGGGGCTCCGGGCTCCTGCGGCGAACCGCAGGCGCTGCTCATCGGCGGTGAGGCGGGCGTCGGCAAGACCCGGCTCGTCGAGGAGGTGCTCGCCGAGGCGTGCCGCCGGCAGGCGGTCACCGCCGTCGGCGGCTGCGTAGAGATCGGCGCGGACGGGCTGCCGTTCGCCGCGTTCTCGGCCGCGCTGCGCGCCCTGCGGCGCCGGCTGCCCGACGAGTTCGCCGAGGCGGCCGCCGGCCAGGAGGACGAACTGGCCAGGCTCCTGCCCGAACTGGGCACCGGGGCGGAGGCCGGACGGCCCGACGAGTCCGGCACCGCGCGGCTCTTCGAGCTGACCGCCCGCCTGCTGGAGCGCGTCTCGTGCGAGCGCACCGTCGTCCTGGTCCTGGAGGACCTGCACTGGTCGGAGGCGTCCACCCGGCACCTGCTCGCCTACCTCCTGCGCACCCTGCGGCGCGGGCGGCTCCTGCTCATCGCCACCTACCGCTCGGACGACGTCCACCGGCGCCACCCGCTGCGCCCCTTCCTCGCCGAGCTCGACCGCACCCGCACCGTCCAGCGGCTGGAGCTGACCCGGTTCAACCGCTCCGAGGTGGGGCGCCAGATGGCCGGCATCCTCGCCGAGGAGCCGGCCCCCGCCCTCGTCGACCGCGTCTTCGAACGCTCCGACGGCAACGCCTTCTTCGTCGAGGAGCTCGCCGCCAGCCTCAGCGACGACTCCTGCTCGGGACTGCCGGACTCGCTCCGCGACATCCTCCTCGTGCGCGTCGAGGCGCTGACCGAGGACGCCCAGCGGGTCGCCCGCATACTCGCCGAGGGCGGCTCCACCGTGGAGCACGGTCTGCTGGCGGCGGTCGCCGGACTGCCCGACGACGACCTCGACGCAGCGCTGCGCGCCGCCGTCGGCGCGAACATCCTGCTCGCCACCCCCGACGGCGACGGCTACCGCTTCCGCCACTCGCTCGCCCGCGAAGCGGTCAGCGACGACCTGCTCCCCGGCGAGCGCTCCCGGCTCAACCGCCGCTACGCCGAGGCCCTGGAGGCCGACCCCGCGCTGGTGGCCGACGAGGTGCGCGCCACCCGCCTTGCGACCTACTGGTACCGGGCCAACGACGCGGCCAAGGCGCTCCCCGCCGTCCTGGCGGCCTCCGTCGTCGCCCGCCGCCGGCACGCCTACGCGGAGCAGCTGAGGCTGCTGGAGCGGGCGATGGAGCTGTGGGAGGACGCCCCCGGCGAGGTGCGCGAGCGGCTGCGCCCCGTCGACCACGTGGAGGTCTACCCCCCGTGCGGCTGCGACCCCGAGACCACGCCCCTGCGCTACCTCGACCTGATGGCCGAGGCCTCGCTCGCCGGCCGTCTCTGCGGCGAACGCGAACGCGCCTACAAGATCAGCAAGCGGGGGCAGCGGCTCGCGGAGAGCGAGGGGGACCAGCTGCGGGCCGCCTGGTTCTCCGTGCAGCGCTCCCGGCTGGTCCCCTCCCTGGGCAGGGGCGACGGCTGGGCCGAACTCGACGCGGCCCAGCAGCTCGTCCGCGGCCTGCCGCCGTCCGCCGTGCACGCCGAGGTGCTGGCCGACGCGGCCGGCTGGGGCATGACCCACCGCCCCGGGCCGGAGAGCCTCGCCACCGCCGAACGGGCCGTCGACTACGCGCGGATGGTCGGCGACGAGGACATCGAGCTGAAGGCCCGGCTCACCCTCGGCAGCCTCATGGTCGACTCGGGCGACGTCGAGGGCGGTCTGCGCGAGATGTACGACGTGCGGGACCGCGTCCTCGCGCTCGGCCTGCCCGCGCACATCGGCCGTACCCACGTGAACCTGCCGTCGGTGCTGCACGGCGTCGGGCGCTCCGCCGAGGCGGCGGAGCTCCTCATGGAGGGCATCGGCCACGCCCGCCGCTACGGCCTGCCCGACACCGAGGCGTGGGTGCTGGCCAATGTCGCCGAGACCGGACACGCCCTCGGGCGCTGGGACGAGGCCGAGCACGCGGCGCAGCGCGCCCTGCGGGTCGGCAGCACCCCCCAGGCGCACGGCTTCGCCTGCTGGATGCTCGGAGTGCTCGCCGTCGACAGGGGGGAGCAGCGCACCGCGGCCGAGTCCCTGGAGGCCGCCCGGCGTCACTTCGGACGGCACAACCCCATGCCGCAGACCACTCTGCCGCTCGCCACCCTCGCGCTGCGCATCGCCGCCGCCGAGGGCCGGTTCGCCGACGGGCGGCGGGAGCTGGCGCTCGCCGCCGAGGGCGGCTTCCCGCCCGGCACCCAGTGCTTCGCCTGGCCGCTGCTGCGCGCCGCGGCCACCCTGGAGGCCGACACCCGGGGTCTGCCCGCCGCGGAGAGCGGCCGCGCCGAGGCGCTCGGCCGCATCCGCGCCGCCACCCGGGGCCTGGTCACCGTCGCCCCCGTGTGGTCCGCCCACGAACTGTGGGTGCGCGCCGAGCTGCGCCGGGCCGACGGCCAGGACACCCCCGGCGACTGGGCGGAGGCCGTGACCGCCTTCGAACCGCTGGAGCGCCCGTACGAACTGGCCCTGGTACGGGGCCGCGCCGCCGAGGCGCTGCTCCAGCGGGCGGCGGCGGGCGGCGAGGACCGGGCGACGGCCACCGGGCTGCTGCGCGAGGCGGCACGGACCGCCGGCGAGCTGGGCGCCCGGCCGCTGGCCGAGGACCTCGCGCTGCTCGCCCGACGTGCCCGGATCGTGCTCACCGGGACCGACTCCCACCCCGGTGCTGACGCGGCGCCGCTCCCGGAGCCCGACACGTCCGCGCTGGGCCTCACCCCGCGCGAACAGGACGTGCTCCGGCTGGTCGCGGCCGGCCTCAGCAACCGGCGTATCGCCGAGGAGCTCTACATCTCGCCGAAGACGGCGAGCGTCCACGTCTCCAACATCCTCGCCAAGCTGGGCGTCTCCGGCCGCGGCGAGGCGGCCGCCATGGCGCACCGGCTGCGGCTGTTCACCGATCTTCTGCAGGAGTCTCAGGCGGCACCCGGACGGTGA
- a CDS encoding DUF6191 domain-containing protein, whose translation MWGAFDEVFAPARRHTDDERRRLQLTRVDAADSDPGRGPVDLDSGTVTVRVPPETPAEDR comes from the coding sequence ATGTGGGGTGCGTTCGACGAGGTCTTCGCGCCGGCGCGCAGGCACACCGACGACGAGAGGCGGCGCCTGCAGCTGACCCGGGTGGACGCCGCCGACAGCGACCCGGGGCGGGGCCCTGTCGACCTGGACTCCGGCACGGTCACCGTCCGGGTGCCGCCTGAGACTCCTGCAGAAGATCGGTGA